One window of the Amycolatopsis mediterranei genome contains the following:
- a CDS encoding vWA domain-containing protein, whose product MTTAADPVAGYAGFAAALREAGVACDAHRVQAYLTAVAEIDVAEPTRLYWAGRLTLCSSPDDLPCYEEAFSQWFSIETSTPKRATSAAPKKARIAPLAAAEGTDTEGGEGSDKLKVAASAHEVLRHRDLAELTTAEREHLRELLATLKPALPRRPAARRTPSRRGRLDPSRTLRAMLASGGEPLKLVHARRGSRPRRVVLLIDVSGSMSPYADALLRFAHVLTRAAPPSVEVFTLGTRLTRVSRQLRQRDPERAMLAAGSAVPDFAGGTRLGETLQAFLDRWGRRGVARRAVVTVFSDGWERGDTGLLGEQLAQLRRLAHAVFWVNPHAGRAGYAPVQSGIVAALPHIDRLLAGHSLATLERLLGEISDA is encoded by the coding sequence GTGACCACTGCCGCCGATCCCGTCGCCGGGTACGCCGGGTTCGCCGCCGCGTTGCGCGAAGCCGGTGTCGCCTGCGACGCCCATCGCGTGCAGGCCTACCTCACCGCCGTCGCCGAGATCGACGTCGCCGAGCCCACCCGGCTGTACTGGGCGGGACGGCTGACGCTCTGCTCGAGCCCCGACGACCTCCCGTGCTACGAAGAAGCCTTCAGCCAGTGGTTTTCCATCGAGACCAGCACTCCGAAGCGTGCGACGTCCGCTGCGCCGAAGAAGGCCAGGATCGCCCCGCTGGCCGCCGCGGAAGGCACGGATACCGAGGGCGGCGAAGGCTCTGACAAGCTGAAAGTCGCCGCCAGTGCCCACGAAGTCCTCCGCCATCGCGACCTCGCCGAGCTGACCACCGCCGAACGCGAGCACCTCCGCGAGCTGCTGGCCACCCTGAAGCCCGCGCTCCCGCGGCGCCCGGCCGCCCGGCGGACGCCGTCCCGGCGTGGCCGCCTCGATCCCTCGCGCACGCTGCGCGCCATGCTGGCCAGCGGCGGCGAACCCCTCAAGCTCGTGCACGCCCGCCGCGGCAGCCGGCCGCGGCGGGTGGTGCTGCTCATCGACGTCTCCGGTTCGATGAGCCCGTACGCCGACGCCCTGCTGCGGTTCGCCCACGTCCTGACGCGGGCCGCGCCGCCGTCCGTCGAGGTGTTCACGCTCGGCACGCGGCTGACCCGGGTGTCGCGCCAGCTGCGGCAGCGCGACCCGGAACGCGCGATGCTCGCGGCGGGCTCGGCCGTGCCGGACTTCGCCGGCGGGACCCGGCTCGGCGAGACGCTCCAGGCGTTCCTCGACCGCTGGGGCCGGCGCGGGGTGGCGCGCCGCGCCGTGGTCACCGTGTTCTCCGACGGCTGGGAACGCGGCGACACCGGCCTGCTCGGCGAGCAGCTCGCGCAGCTGCGGCGGCTCGCGCACGCCGTATTCTGGGTGAATCCGCACGCCGGCCGCGCGGGGTACGCTCCGGTCCAGTCGGGCATCGTGGCCGCGCTGCCCCACATCGACCGGCTCCTGGCCGGGCACAGCCTGGCCACCTTGGAACGACTGCTCGGGGAGATTTCCGATGCGTGA
- a CDS encoding CoA-transferase subunit beta, translating to MSNRYSADEMMSVAAARALGDGMSCFVGIGLPSKAANLARRAHAPNLTLIYESGCLGAKPSRLPLSIGDGELADTADAVISVPEVFNYWLQPGRIDVGFLGAAQLDKFGNINTTVIGSDYHDPKVRLPGAGGAPEIAASCGEVFIVLRQNPRAFVEKVDFVTSFGHGTGKGDREKLGLPGRGPTLVVTDLGLLRPDPETAELTLTQLHPGVDLDSAIAATGWKLKVSDDLETTPAPTEQELTLLRDLEKASA from the coding sequence ATGAGCAACCGGTACTCCGCCGACGAGATGATGAGCGTCGCGGCGGCCCGCGCCCTCGGCGACGGCATGTCCTGCTTCGTCGGCATCGGCCTGCCGAGCAAGGCGGCGAACCTCGCCCGCCGCGCGCACGCGCCGAACCTGACGCTGATCTACGAATCCGGTTGCCTGGGCGCGAAGCCGTCCCGCCTGCCGCTGTCGATCGGTGATGGCGAGCTGGCCGACACGGCGGACGCGGTGATCAGCGTGCCGGAGGTGTTCAACTACTGGCTCCAGCCCGGCCGCATCGACGTGGGCTTCCTGGGCGCGGCCCAGCTGGACAAGTTCGGCAACATCAACACGACGGTGATCGGCTCGGACTACCACGACCCGAAGGTCAGGCTGCCGGGAGCGGGCGGCGCCCCGGAGATCGCGGCATCGTGTGGCGAGGTGTTCATCGTGCTGCGCCAGAACCCGCGGGCCTTCGTGGAGAAGGTCGACTTCGTGACGTCGTTCGGCCACGGAACCGGAAAGGGCGACCGCGAGAAGCTGGGCCTCCCCGGCCGAGGCCCGACGCTGGTGGTGACGGATCTCGGCCTGCTGCGCCCCGACCCGGAGACGGCGGAGCTGACGTTGACGCAGCTCCACCCCGGCGTGGACCTCGACAGCGCCATCGCGGCCACGGGGTGGAAACTGAAGGTGTCCGACGACCTCGAGACCACCCCGGCCCCCACGGAGCAGGAGCTGACCCTCCTGCGAGACCTGGAGAAGGCAAGCGCATGA
- a CDS encoding AAA family ATPase has product MTDSPEELAAALDATGYLADDGLATAGFLALRMGRPLFCEGEPGTGKTSLAMALATALERPLIRLQCHEGIDAAQALYEWDFPRQLLHLRALEAAGEGRLDVEAAERSLYTERFLLARPLLQALITTPCVLLIDEIDRADDEFEAFLLQLLDEHAVTIPEYGEVRAEHPPLVVLTSNRTREVHDALKRRCLYHWLEHPDLVREVEILRRRIPRVSEALARQIAEAVHRLREMDLLKPPGVAESLDWARALLTLQRDELDAATAARTLGAVLKYSEDLDRVRAKLDALFA; this is encoded by the coding sequence GTGACGGACTCGCCCGAAGAACTCGCCGCCGCCCTCGATGCGACCGGTTACCTCGCCGATGACGGGCTTGCGACCGCCGGCTTCCTCGCCCTGCGGATGGGCCGCCCGCTCTTCTGCGAGGGCGAGCCCGGCACCGGCAAGACGTCACTGGCCATGGCCCTGGCCACCGCACTGGAGCGGCCGCTCATCCGCCTCCAGTGCCACGAAGGCATCGACGCCGCCCAGGCCCTCTACGAATGGGACTTCCCGCGCCAGCTCCTGCACCTGCGCGCGCTCGAGGCGGCCGGCGAGGGGCGCCTCGACGTCGAGGCCGCGGAGCGCTCGCTCTACACCGAGCGGTTCCTGCTGGCCCGGCCCCTGCTGCAGGCCCTGATCACCACCCCGTGCGTCCTGCTGATCGACGAGATCGACCGCGCCGACGACGAGTTCGAAGCCTTTCTCCTGCAGCTGCTCGACGAACACGCCGTGACCATCCCCGAGTACGGCGAGGTCCGCGCCGAGCATCCGCCGCTGGTGGTCCTCACCTCCAACCGGACCCGCGAGGTGCACGACGCGCTCAAACGCCGCTGCCTCTACCACTGGCTGGAACACCCGGACCTGGTGCGGGAGGTGGAAATCCTCCGCCGTAGGATCCCGCGGGTAAGTGAAGCTCTGGCTCGGCAAATCGCTGAAGCGGTGCATCGGCTCCGGGAAATGGACCTGCTGAAACCGCCGGGAGTAGCGGAGTCGCTTGATTGGGCGCGCGCTCTATTGACTCTTCAGCGTGACGAGCTGGACGCGGCAACGGCGGCACGAACGCTCGGAGCCGTCCTGAAATACAGCGAAGACCTCGACCGGGTCAGGGCGAAACTCGACGCCTTGTTCGCCTGA
- a CDS encoding thiolase family protein: MTDVYILDAIRTPFGRYGGALAGVRPDDLAAGVLRALQQRNDLDPSTVDEVTLGDANGAGEDNRNVARMAALLAGWPTTVPGSTVNRLCGSGLDAAIQASRAIQVGDASLVVAGGVESMTRSPLVMPKPEKAFPTGNQTLYNTALGWRMVNPAMPSQWTISLGESTEQLAERYGIGRDEQDAFAARSHVNAAKAWEEGFYDDLVVPVEGVDLARDEGIRPDSSPEKLAKLKPVFRKENGTVTAGNASPLNDGASALLLGDEAAASRLDKAPLARIAGRGAAGVDPDVFGIGPVRAAEIALERAGIGWEDLAAVELNEAFAAQSLACLRDWKDLDPEIVNTHGGAIAIGHPLGASGGRILGTLAHDLHRRGGGWGLAAICIGVGQGLAVVLEGR, translated from the coding sequence ATGACCGACGTCTACATCCTCGACGCGATCCGCACCCCGTTCGGCCGCTACGGCGGCGCGCTGGCCGGCGTCCGCCCGGACGACCTCGCCGCCGGAGTCCTGCGCGCGCTGCAGCAGCGGAACGATCTCGATCCGTCCACAGTGGATGAGGTCACCCTCGGCGACGCGAATGGCGCGGGTGAGGACAACCGCAACGTCGCCCGGATGGCCGCCCTCCTCGCCGGCTGGCCCACGACCGTCCCGGGCAGCACGGTCAACCGCCTCTGCGGCTCCGGGCTCGACGCGGCCATCCAGGCCAGCCGCGCGATCCAGGTCGGCGACGCCTCCCTCGTCGTCGCCGGCGGCGTCGAGTCCATGACCCGCTCACCGCTGGTCATGCCGAAGCCGGAGAAGGCCTTCCCGACGGGCAACCAGACGCTGTACAACACCGCGCTCGGCTGGCGCATGGTCAACCCGGCGATGCCGTCGCAGTGGACGATCTCCCTCGGCGAGTCCACCGAACAGCTCGCCGAGCGCTACGGCATCGGCCGCGACGAGCAGGACGCCTTCGCCGCCCGCAGCCACGTCAACGCCGCCAAGGCGTGGGAGGAGGGCTTCTACGACGACCTGGTCGTCCCGGTCGAGGGCGTCGACCTGGCCCGCGACGAAGGCATCCGCCCGGACTCCAGCCCCGAGAAGCTCGCCAAGCTGAAGCCCGTGTTCCGCAAGGAGAACGGCACCGTCACCGCGGGCAACGCCTCCCCGCTGAACGACGGCGCCTCGGCCCTGCTCCTCGGCGACGAAGCCGCCGCGAGCCGCTTGGACAAGGCCCCGCTCGCCCGGATCGCCGGCCGCGGCGCGGCGGGCGTCGATCCGGACGTCTTCGGCATCGGCCCGGTGCGCGCGGCGGAGATCGCCCTCGAACGCGCCGGCATCGGCTGGGAAGACCTGGCCGCGGTCGAGCTCAACGAGGCGTTCGCCGCGCAGTCCCTGGCCTGCCTGCGCGACTGGAAGGACCTCGACCCGGAGATCGTGAACACCCACGGCGGCGCGATCGCCATCGGGCACCCGCTCGGCGCGTCCGGCGGCCGGATCCTCGGCACCCTGGCGCACGACCTGCACCGCCGCGGCGGGGGCTGGGGACTCGCCGCCATCTGCATCGGCGTCGGCCAGGGGCTGGCCGTCGTCCTCGAAGGCCGGTAA
- the pcaH gene encoding protocatechuate 3,4-dioxygenase subunit beta has protein sequence MATPTEFRLPRYGEDPEGTHPPLDFSGYGSTALRHPKQDLVLLPQMLTEVTGPLLGPGRLGEHDNDLTRQHAGEPQGQRIIVTGRLLDGEGRPVRDSLVEIWQANAGGRYRHTGDRWPSPLDPNFDGVGRTLTDSDGRYTFTTIKPGAYPWKNHDNAWRPAHIHFSVFGSAFTQRLVTQMYFPDDPLFSQDPIFNSIPDEKARQRMVSRYDHDITQAEWALGFQFDIVLRGRDASVFEEEEEDED, from the coding sequence GTGGCTACTCCGACCGAATTCAGGCTGCCGCGCTACGGGGAAGACCCCGAAGGCACCCACCCGCCCCTCGACTTCAGCGGCTACGGCTCCACGGCGCTGCGGCACCCGAAGCAGGACCTCGTCCTGCTGCCACAGATGCTGACCGAGGTCACCGGCCCGCTGCTCGGGCCCGGCCGCCTCGGTGAGCACGACAACGACCTCACCCGGCAGCACGCGGGCGAACCGCAGGGCCAGCGCATCATCGTCACCGGGCGCCTCCTCGACGGCGAAGGCCGTCCGGTGCGTGACTCCCTGGTGGAGATCTGGCAGGCGAACGCGGGCGGCCGCTACCGGCACACCGGCGACCGCTGGCCGTCCCCGCTCGATCCGAACTTCGACGGCGTCGGCCGCACCCTGACCGACAGCGACGGCCGCTACACCTTCACCACCATCAAGCCCGGCGCCTACCCGTGGAAGAACCACGACAACGCCTGGCGCCCGGCGCACATCCACTTCTCGGTGTTCGGCTCGGCGTTCACCCAGCGGCTGGTCACCCAGATGTACTTCCCGGACGACCCGCTGTTCTCCCAGGACCCGATCTTCAACTCGATCCCGGACGAGAAGGCCCGGCAGCGGATGGTCTCGCGCTACGACCACGACATCACGCAGGCCGAGTGGGCGCTCGGGTTCCAGTTCGACATCGTGTTGCGCGGGCGCGACGCGTCGGTGTTCGAAGAGGAAGAGGAGGACGAAGACTGA
- a CDS encoding NTP transferase domain-containing protein, whose amino-acid sequence MTSPVAGLLLAAGAGRRFGGPKALVEVDGEPLVLRALRTLTAAGCAPVRVVVGASADEVRALLPDPALAVEAEDWATGMGASLRAGLAALDSTEHSVAALVHLVDLPWVGPDILARVAARASAETVARAAYDGVPGHPVLLGRRWWGEIADTARGDRGARDWLATRADLTLIECGDLGIGRDVDRPGDLAGPA is encoded by the coding sequence ATGACCAGTCCGGTTGCCGGGCTGCTGCTCGCCGCCGGTGCCGGGCGCCGGTTCGGGGGACCGAAAGCCCTCGTCGAAGTCGACGGGGAGCCGCTCGTCCTCCGTGCTCTCCGCACGCTGACCGCCGCCGGGTGTGCTCCCGTTCGGGTCGTCGTCGGGGCCTCCGCCGATGAAGTGCGGGCCCTCCTGCCCGATCCCGCTCTAGCCGTCGAAGCCGAAGATTGGGCGACCGGCATGGGCGCCTCCCTGCGCGCCGGCCTGGCCGCCCTCGACAGCACCGAGCACTCCGTCGCCGCGCTCGTGCACCTCGTCGATCTCCCGTGGGTGGGCCCCGACATCCTCGCCCGGGTCGCCGCCCGCGCCTCCGCCGAAACCGTCGCCCGGGCGGCCTACGACGGCGTTCCCGGCCACCCCGTGCTGCTCGGCCGCCGCTGGTGGGGGGAGATCGCCGACACCGCGCGGGGGGACCGCGGTGCCCGGGACTGGCTCGCCACCCGCGCCGATCTCACCTTGATCGAGTGCGGTGACCTCGGCATCGGCCGGGACGTCGACCGCCCCGGTGATCTGGCGGGCCCCGCGTGA
- the pcaG gene encoding protocatechuate 3,4-dioxygenase subunit alpha, giving the protein MTRLLPTPSQTVGPYLSIGLPWPDGPHVVPEGTPGAFWIRGTVYDGNGDPVPDAMIETWQADPDGGFCHPDDPRGAANTEFRGFGRCPTETDGTYGILTVLPGVLPGEGGTTQARHIDVSVFARGLLHRVVTRIYFEDQDNSGDPVLATVPEERRGTLIAAKTGDGYRFDVRLQGDGETVFFRV; this is encoded by the coding sequence ATGACCAGGCTGCTGCCCACCCCTTCGCAGACCGTCGGCCCGTACCTGTCGATCGGGCTGCCCTGGCCCGACGGCCCGCACGTCGTGCCCGAGGGCACGCCGGGCGCGTTCTGGATCCGCGGGACCGTCTACGACGGCAACGGCGACCCGGTCCCGGACGCCATGATCGAGACGTGGCAGGCCGACCCGGACGGCGGCTTCTGCCACCCGGACGACCCGCGCGGCGCGGCGAACACCGAGTTCCGCGGCTTCGGCCGCTGCCCGACGGAGACCGACGGCACCTACGGGATCCTCACCGTTCTCCCGGGCGTTCTGCCGGGTGAGGGCGGCACCACACAGGCCCGGCACATCGACGTCTCGGTGTTCGCGCGCGGCCTGCTCCACCGGGTCGTCACGCGGATCTACTTCGAGGACCAGGACAACTCCGGCGACCCGGTGCTGGCGACGGTGCCGGAGGAGCGGCGCGGCACGCTGATCGCGGCGAAGACCGGCGACGGCTACCGCTTCGACGTGCGGCTGCAGGGGGACGGCGAGACCGTCTTCTTCCGGGTGTGA
- the pcaD gene encoding 3-oxoadipate enol-lactonase has product MPVSAVKLHRVVDGPGDGPVVVFGGSLGSDLRMWEPQVAPLVERGFRVVRYDARGHGASPVPPGPYELEDLGADVLALLDELGVERAHLVGLSLGGMTGMWLGVHAPDRIASLVLCCTSAKLGPPSMWAERARTVRAEGTAAVAEAAVKRWLTPGFIERHPDRAEFLRAMIAAVPAEGYAACCGVIERMDLLELLPKITAPTLVIAGADDPATSPDEHARPIAEGIPGARLEVVANAAHLGSFEQPAEFTRLILDHLERA; this is encoded by the coding sequence ATGCCGGTGAGTGCCGTGAAGCTGCACCGCGTTGTGGACGGACCCGGTGACGGGCCGGTGGTCGTGTTCGGCGGGTCGCTCGGCAGCGACCTGCGGATGTGGGAGCCCCAGGTCGCGCCGCTGGTGGAGCGCGGGTTCCGGGTCGTCCGCTACGACGCGAGAGGGCACGGTGCGTCGCCGGTCCCGCCGGGTCCGTACGAGCTCGAAGACCTGGGCGCCGACGTCCTCGCGCTGCTCGACGAGCTCGGCGTCGAGCGGGCGCACCTGGTCGGCCTGTCACTCGGCGGCATGACGGGGATGTGGCTCGGCGTCCACGCGCCGGACCGGATCGCGAGCCTGGTCCTGTGCTGCACGTCCGCGAAGCTCGGTCCACCGTCGATGTGGGCGGAGCGCGCCCGCACGGTCCGCGCCGAGGGCACCGCGGCGGTGGCCGAGGCGGCCGTGAAACGCTGGCTGACCCCGGGGTTCATCGAGCGGCACCCGGACCGCGCCGAATTCCTCCGGGCGATGATCGCGGCGGTTCCGGCCGAGGGCTACGCGGCCTGCTGCGGCGTGATCGAGCGGATGGACCTGCTGGAGCTGCTCCCGAAGATCACCGCGCCCACCCTGGTCATCGCGGGGGCGGACGACCCGGCCACTTCGCCGGACGAGCACGCCCGGCCGATCGCCGAGGGCATCCCCGGCGCGCGGCTGGAGGTCGTGGCGAACGCCGCGCACCTGGGCAGCTTCGAGCAGCCGGCGGAGTTCACCCGGCTGATCCTGGACCACTTGGAGCGAGCGTGA
- a CDS encoding (2Fe-2S)-binding protein has product MRITVTVDGTKYTDEVEPRTLLVHHLRERLGKVGTVVGCDTSNCGACTVHLDGHSVKSCSVLAVQADGCEVTTVEGLARDGKLHPVQQAFHDNHALQCGFCTPGMIMQSIDLLADNPDPDEQAVREGLEGNLCRCTGYQNIVRAVRDAAQQMSPGAGPEAERIAENKHVGVGGD; this is encoded by the coding sequence ATGCGCATCACCGTCACCGTCGACGGGACGAAGTACACCGACGAAGTCGAACCCCGCACCCTCCTCGTGCACCACCTGCGAGAGCGGCTCGGCAAGGTCGGCACCGTCGTCGGCTGCGACACCAGCAACTGCGGCGCCTGCACCGTCCACCTCGACGGGCACAGCGTGAAGTCCTGCTCCGTGCTGGCCGTGCAGGCCGACGGCTGCGAGGTCACCACCGTCGAGGGCCTCGCCCGCGACGGCAAGCTGCACCCGGTCCAGCAGGCGTTTCACGACAACCACGCCCTGCAGTGCGGGTTCTGCACGCCGGGGATGATCATGCAGTCGATCGACCTGCTGGCCGACAACCCCGACCCGGACGAGCAGGCCGTCCGCGAGGGCCTCGAAGGCAACCTCTGCCGCTGCACCGGCTACCAGAACATCGTCCGCGCGGTCCGCGACGCCGCGCAGCAGATGAGCCCCGGAGCCGGGCCCGAAGCCGAGCGGATCGCCGAGAACAAGCACGTCGGCGTGGGTGGTGACTGA
- a CDS encoding XdhC family protein produces the protein MRDVLDDVFRRWSAGETVGLGTVVATFSSAPRAPGAAMVVAPDGTVAGSVSGGCVEGAVYELAQEVVAERKPVLQRYGVTDDDAFAVGLTCGGIIDIYVEHVDRDSMPELGDVVASVRGGEPVAVVTIIEHEREGLVGEHMIVWPDRIAGSLGSSRMDDAVADDARGLLASGRTGTLHYGPDGQRRGEGMAVFVNSFEPPPRLLVFGAIDFAAAMARMGAYLGYQVTVCDARPVFATTSRFPDAHDVVVDWPHRYLQAEADAGRIDRRTAIAVLTHDPKFDVPLLEVALRLDVGYVGAMGSRKTHDDRFARLREAGITEAELERLSSPIGLDLGARTPEETAVSIAAEIIALRWGGGGKRLAELSGRIHG, from the coding sequence ATGCGTGACGTACTGGACGACGTGTTCCGCCGCTGGTCCGCCGGCGAGACCGTCGGGCTCGGCACCGTGGTCGCCACCTTCTCGTCGGCGCCGCGCGCGCCGGGCGCCGCGATGGTCGTCGCGCCGGACGGCACGGTCGCCGGCAGCGTGTCCGGCGGCTGCGTCGAAGGCGCGGTCTACGAGCTCGCGCAGGAGGTCGTCGCCGAGCGCAAGCCGGTGCTGCAGCGCTACGGCGTCACCGACGACGACGCCTTCGCGGTCGGCCTGACCTGCGGCGGGATCATCGACATCTACGTCGAGCACGTCGACCGCGACTCGATGCCGGAGCTCGGCGACGTCGTCGCCTCGGTGCGCGGCGGCGAGCCGGTCGCGGTCGTCACGATCATCGAGCACGAACGCGAGGGCCTGGTCGGCGAGCACATGATCGTCTGGCCGGATCGCATCGCGGGCTCGCTCGGCTCGTCGCGGATGGACGACGCGGTGGCCGACGACGCGCGCGGCCTGCTGGCCAGCGGCCGCACCGGCACGCTGCACTACGGCCCGGACGGGCAGCGCCGCGGCGAGGGCATGGCGGTGTTCGTCAACTCCTTCGAGCCGCCGCCCAGGCTCCTGGTCTTCGGCGCGATCGACTTCGCCGCCGCGATGGCGCGCATGGGCGCCTACCTCGGCTACCAGGTCACGGTCTGCGACGCGCGGCCGGTGTTCGCCACCACCAGCCGGTTCCCGGACGCGCACGACGTCGTCGTCGACTGGCCGCACCGCTACCTGCAGGCCGAGGCGGACGCCGGCCGGATCGACCGGCGCACGGCGATCGCGGTGCTGACCCACGACCCGAAGTTCGACGTGCCGCTGCTGGAGGTCGCGCTGCGCCTGGACGTCGGGTACGTCGGCGCGATGGGGTCCCGCAAGACCCACGACGACCGGTTCGCGCGCCTGCGGGAAGCGGGGATCACCGAGGCGGAGCTGGAAAGGCTGTCGTCGCCGATCGGGCTCGATCTGGGCGCGCGCACGCCGGAGGAGACGGCCGTGTCGATCGCGGCGGAGATCATCGCGCTGCGGTGGGGCGGCGGCGGTAAGCGCCTCGCCGAGCTCTCGGGACGCATTCACGGCTGA
- a CDS encoding IclR family transcriptional regulator domain-containing protein, translated as MDVTRPPLDVRLDSEPAHRGAHHVQSLERGLAVIKAFHAGASELTLSDVARATGLTRAAARRFLLTLADLGYVRTDGKYFSLTARVLELGYAYLSSMTLPEVAQPHLEHLSAGVHESSSVSVLEGTDIVYVARVAVSRIMTVSINVGTRFPAHATSMGHVLLAGLTEAQLEEYFLVASLDRLTDHTVTAPDRLRTELAKVAAQGWAMVDQELEEGLRSVAAPIRGRTGRVVAAVNLSTHASRTTAESVQKDLLPSLLETARAIEADLAVGAPDHARG; from the coding sequence ATGGACGTGACGAGGCCGCCGTTGGACGTCCGGCTGGACAGCGAACCGGCGCACCGCGGTGCCCACCACGTGCAGTCGCTGGAGCGCGGGCTGGCCGTGATCAAGGCATTCCACGCGGGCGCGTCCGAGCTGACGTTGAGCGACGTGGCCCGCGCGACGGGCCTCACCCGCGCGGCGGCGAGACGGTTCCTCCTGACCCTGGCCGACCTGGGCTACGTCCGCACCGACGGCAAGTACTTCTCGCTGACGGCCCGGGTGCTGGAGCTGGGTTACGCGTACTTGTCGAGCATGACGCTGCCGGAGGTGGCCCAGCCGCACCTGGAGCACCTGTCCGCGGGCGTCCACGAGTCGAGCTCGGTCTCGGTACTGGAGGGCACCGACATCGTGTACGTGGCGCGGGTGGCGGTCTCCCGGATCATGACGGTGAGCATCAACGTGGGCACCCGCTTCCCGGCGCACGCGACATCGATGGGCCACGTCCTGCTCGCGGGGCTCACCGAGGCGCAGCTGGAGGAGTACTTCCTGGTGGCGAGCCTGGACCGCCTGACGGACCACACGGTGACGGCCCCCGATCGGCTGCGCACGGAGCTGGCCAAGGTGGCCGCCCAGGGCTGGGCGATGGTGGACCAGGAGCTGGAGGAAGGCCTCCGGTCGGTGGCAGCCCCGATCCGCGGCCGCACGGGCCGGGTGGTGGCAGCGGTGAACTTGTCGACCCACGCAAGCCGCACCACGGCGGAGTCGGTGCAGAAGGACCTGCTGCCGTCCCTGCTGGAGACGGCCCGGGCCATCGAAGCGGACCTGGCGGTCGGCGCCCCGGACCACGCCCGTGGCTGA
- the pcaC gene encoding 4-carboxymuconolactone decarboxylase has translation MTDRHEQGMKVRREVLGDEHVDGAVAGTTDFSRPFQDYITEGAWGSVWARDGLDRRTRSCVTLAALTALQAHNELAMHVRAAVRNGLTAAEISEVLLHTAVYAGAPAANAAFAIAQRTLAELGEPSARPADAG, from the coding sequence GTGACGGACCGCCACGAGCAGGGCATGAAGGTGCGGCGCGAGGTGCTCGGCGACGAGCACGTCGACGGCGCGGTCGCGGGCACCACGGACTTCAGCCGCCCGTTCCAGGACTACATCACCGAGGGTGCGTGGGGTTCGGTGTGGGCCCGCGACGGCCTGGACCGCCGCACGCGCAGCTGCGTGACGCTGGCGGCGCTGACGGCGCTGCAGGCGCACAACGAGCTGGCGATGCACGTCCGGGCGGCGGTCCGCAACGGCCTGACGGCGGCGGAGATCAGCGAGGTCCTGCTGCACACGGCGGTCTACGCCGGAGCGCCGGCGGCGAACGCGGCGTTCGCCATCGCCCAGCGCACCCTGGCCGAGCTCGGCGAGCCGAGCGCCCGGCCCGCCGACGCCGGATAG